Proteins from a single region of Geothrix sp. PMB-07:
- a CDS encoding ABC transporter ATP-binding protein, with the protein MIASSGLSRRFGSRTVVDGISFSLPTGSICALLGPNGAGKSTTLNMLSGLLRPNSGTVTLAGVTVRYEEDFSPLKQQIGVLPEGLGLFDQLTVEEHLQLCGPIYGLSREETQTRADQLVHLLGLEAGRTTYASHCSHGMRKKTALALALLHNPRILLLDEPFEGVEPVAAEVIRELFLMLSQRGVTILFTSHILSMAERLATHCILIRNGQIAWNSPKEELPSTLGEMYFSLVETPPLEDLPWLGSRSS; encoded by the coding sequence ATGATCGCTTCTTCGGGCCTCAGCCGCCGGTTTGGCTCAAGAACCGTGGTGGATGGCATCAGCTTCTCCCTTCCCACTGGGAGCATCTGTGCCCTTCTGGGGCCCAATGGCGCGGGGAAATCCACCACGCTCAACATGCTCTCCGGGCTGCTGCGGCCCAACTCCGGTACGGTGACCTTGGCGGGTGTCACTGTTCGCTATGAGGAGGATTTCTCGCCGCTGAAGCAGCAGATCGGCGTCCTACCTGAGGGGTTGGGCCTCTTCGATCAGCTGACGGTGGAAGAACATCTCCAGCTCTGTGGTCCCATTTACGGTCTCAGCCGTGAGGAAACCCAGACTCGGGCAGATCAACTGGTGCACCTTCTGGGCCTGGAAGCGGGCCGAACCACCTACGCGAGCCATTGTTCCCACGGCATGAGAAAGAAAACCGCACTGGCCTTGGCACTTCTCCACAATCCTCGGATTCTGTTGCTCGATGAGCCTTTTGAAGGGGTAGAGCCGGTGGCGGCCGAGGTGATCCGAGAGCTATTCCTCATGCTGTCCCAGCGGGGGGTGACGATCCTCTTCACCTCCCACATTCTCTCCATGGCTGAGCGGCTGGCCACGCACTGCATCCTGATTCGGAATGGACAGATCGCCTGGAACTCACCCAAAGAGGAACTCCCTTCAACCCTTGGGGAGATGTATTTCAGCCTCGTGGAGACCCCGCCGCTGGAGGACCTGCCGTGGCTCGGATCGCGGTCCTCCTAG
- a CDS encoding SAM-dependent methyltransferase yields the protein MNPLNDLLQSRLAQGPVPASEVMALGLYHPEHGYYRRQEGPWGFEGKDYYTALDLGPLLGQTLALRLEAAWERLDRPAQFTALEPGAGRGWLGRDVLSAVSGPFAEALVYVHRDDNPAAREAAERALAPFLSAHRARFAAESEVLEPFTGAIFSNELFDALPAQPWRWDGECWTREVLTVTGPEWQVADPGEAGAWFASQTDGLELRDGSVWCEGLPSLVQALTTPLQAGLFLAVDYGESADRLLAKGADLRRFKAHGVDGKWHEDLGEADLTADVDFTRLSRLLEAEGLSELGHVALSKWIRTHAPLDRWGGEWMGLPEAERKARTENLLQLTLPNMMGSRFRVLEGWKAAGA from the coding sequence GTGAATCCGCTCAACGATCTGCTGCAATCCCGCCTGGCCCAGGGGCCTGTTCCCGCTTCGGAGGTGATGGCCCTGGGCCTCTATCATCCGGAGCACGGCTATTATCGGCGCCAAGAGGGCCCCTGGGGCTTCGAGGGCAAGGACTACTACACGGCCCTGGATCTTGGCCCCCTGTTGGGCCAGACGCTGGCGCTGCGTCTGGAAGCGGCCTGGGAGCGGCTGGACCGGCCCGCCCAGTTCACGGCGCTGGAGCCCGGAGCAGGTCGCGGTTGGCTGGGCCGCGATGTGCTGAGCGCCGTATCGGGGCCCTTTGCCGAAGCCCTGGTCTATGTGCATCGCGACGACAACCCGGCGGCGAGAGAGGCTGCGGAAAGGGCCCTGGCCCCCTTCCTCTCGGCCCATCGCGCGCGGTTCGCCGCCGAATCGGAAGTGCTGGAACCCTTCACCGGCGCCATCTTCAGCAATGAGCTCTTCGATGCCCTGCCCGCCCAACCCTGGCGCTGGGACGGCGAGTGCTGGACCCGTGAAGTGCTGACGGTGACCGGACCGGAATGGCAGGTCGCTGACCCTGGTGAGGCCGGGGCCTGGTTCGCCAGCCAGACCGATGGGTTGGAACTCCGAGACGGCAGCGTGTGGTGCGAAGGCCTGCCCAGCCTGGTTCAAGCGCTGACCACGCCGCTGCAAGCGGGTCTCTTCTTGGCCGTGGACTATGGCGAATCTGCAGACCGGCTGCTGGCCAAGGGGGCCGATCTGCGCCGCTTCAAGGCCCACGGCGTGGATGGGAAATGGCACGAGGACCTGGGTGAGGCCGATCTGACAGCCGATGTCGATTTCACCCGCCTCTCCCGGCTGCTCGAAGCCGAGGGCCTGTCGGAGCTGGGCCACGTGGCGCTGAGCAAATGGATCCGCACCCACGCGCCCCTGGACCGCTGGGGCGGCGAGTGGATGGGCCTGCCCGAAGCCGAGCGAAAAGCGCGCACCGAAAACCTGCTGCAGCTCACCCTCCCCAACATGATGGGCAGCCGGTTTCGGGTGCTGGAGGGATGGAAGGCGGCAGGCGCATGA
- a CDS encoding MMPL family transporter gives MKALLRVLLRLHLSRSRGLWLCVAGLTLLLGWGTLRVERALDLMSLLPSEHPAVRANLEAGVGQQELIWLVAEGGEADLEVRRAWAEGLVDRLLTEGNLPLNGLAAEGRLSDPIPVPGPGGVSPWPALLAVGAIAEGDAAVSRLTTETLYTMAPAWLGDRLAPLTDLAALQRRLQATAKALSSPEPLPAALARLDPLGLRDLAPQDGEGMAKATALGRAFTLKVRTGYFETKDGRFVMLPLVAGFPATDAKATTRVLTWLGRGAKGPLPVSASLRDTEAALAPIEDLKEGRAFPLQVTGAHAITAWESHRLTVEVVLSLALSFLLIGLVYWLGFRTLAGYGFVMVPLLVGMVWALGLTGWVLGRVNLMAAGFGAVLLGVGDDVGILLFSRYRDDRRAGHTKPRALRAAMLGTGPGVVAGALATSMAFLALAFAPFPGIRDLGLTTGLGLLACLAATFLVLPPLLLTLDRGRGTFAPGPSLPGKPRRRWAPWAALAVLMVALVGAPRTRWEEDLRRFRAQGNPALTLQERLTRTLGASLQPLALQIPLEDPDRLPARWNKLSPILREAGLPVPDWKSLDPELRHALGSETWRRQVLEAASKAGLDPAGLEGPLTALAEAASDPTQPVAALQAMLPRAAPREERHPWNLWDGFHQHRKPPPLAPALSVPLRLDEASLNRLTPVVEAAGGRFVGTQPLFRVVKGIAKEAVQQAVLLALAGIFLVIAAFGRSLRFAVLALVPLLASQAGVFGALGWGGEPLTFLSLMAIPIALGVSVDTAFNLLHRARGEKDAPQRVARVNAVCAGTTLAGFGGMVFSGYRGLRGLGLACLGGVALALLLTQWLLPVLLEKWPLEKK, from the coding sequence ATGAAAGCCCTGCTGCGCGTCCTGCTGCGTCTTCACCTCAGCCGGTCGAGGGGGTTGTGGCTATGCGTGGCAGGCCTCACGCTGCTGCTGGGCTGGGGCACCCTGCGTGTGGAGCGGGCTCTGGACCTCATGAGCCTGCTGCCCTCGGAACATCCCGCCGTCCGCGCGAATCTGGAGGCGGGCGTGGGCCAGCAGGAGCTGATCTGGCTGGTGGCGGAAGGCGGCGAAGCCGATTTGGAAGTTCGTCGCGCCTGGGCCGAGGGTCTGGTGGACCGCCTCCTCACGGAGGGCAACCTCCCCCTCAATGGCCTCGCTGCGGAAGGACGGTTGTCCGATCCCATTCCCGTGCCGGGCCCGGGCGGCGTGAGTCCCTGGCCCGCCTTGCTGGCGGTGGGCGCCATCGCGGAAGGCGATGCCGCCGTGAGCCGCCTCACCACGGAGACCCTCTACACCATGGCGCCTGCCTGGCTGGGGGACCGTCTCGCGCCCCTCACGGATCTCGCGGCGCTGCAGCGCCGCCTCCAGGCCACCGCCAAGGCCCTGTCCTCGCCAGAGCCGCTGCCCGCGGCCCTCGCGCGGTTGGATCCCCTGGGCCTGCGCGACCTGGCGCCCCAGGATGGCGAGGGCATGGCCAAGGCCACGGCCCTCGGCAGGGCCTTCACCCTGAAGGTGCGCACCGGATACTTCGAGACCAAGGATGGTCGCTTCGTGATGCTGCCCCTGGTGGCAGGCTTTCCGGCCACCGATGCCAAGGCCACCACCCGCGTCTTGACCTGGTTGGGCCGGGGGGCGAAGGGTCCTCTGCCGGTAAGCGCCAGCCTCCGCGACACGGAAGCCGCGCTCGCGCCCATCGAAGATCTCAAGGAAGGTCGGGCCTTCCCACTGCAAGTGACGGGCGCCCACGCCATCACGGCTTGGGAATCCCATCGCCTCACGGTGGAAGTGGTACTGAGCCTCGCCCTGAGCTTCCTCCTCATCGGCCTCGTCTACTGGTTGGGCTTCCGCACCCTGGCGGGCTACGGCTTCGTCATGGTGCCGCTGCTGGTGGGCATGGTCTGGGCCCTGGGCCTCACCGGCTGGGTGCTGGGCCGGGTGAACCTCATGGCCGCGGGTTTCGGCGCGGTGCTCCTGGGCGTGGGCGACGATGTGGGCATCCTCCTCTTCAGCCGCTACCGGGATGACCGCCGGGCTGGCCACACCAAGCCCCGGGCTCTGAGAGCGGCCATGCTGGGCACAGGCCCAGGCGTGGTGGCAGGCGCCCTGGCCACCTCCATGGCCTTCCTCGCACTGGCTTTCGCGCCCTTCCCCGGCATCCGCGACCTGGGGCTCACCACGGGGCTGGGACTGCTGGCCTGCCTGGCGGCAACCTTCCTGGTGCTGCCGCCCCTTCTGCTCACCCTGGACCGCGGCCGGGGCACCTTCGCCCCGGGCCCATCGCTGCCAGGAAAACCCCGCAGGCGCTGGGCGCCCTGGGCTGCGCTGGCCGTGCTGATGGTTGCCCTGGTGGGAGCGCCTCGCACCCGCTGGGAAGAGGATCTGCGCCGCTTCCGGGCCCAGGGCAATCCAGCCCTCACCCTGCAGGAGCGTCTGACGCGCACCCTGGGCGCCAGCCTGCAGCCCCTGGCCCTGCAAATTCCGCTGGAAGACCCGGACCGCCTGCCGGCCCGCTGGAACAAGCTGAGCCCCATTCTGCGGGAGGCGGGACTGCCCGTGCCCGACTGGAAGAGCCTCGATCCCGAGCTGCGCCATGCCCTGGGTTCGGAAACCTGGCGGCGTCAGGTGCTGGAGGCCGCCTCCAAGGCCGGACTGGACCCTGCCGGGCTTGAAGGCCCCCTCACGGCTTTGGCGGAGGCGGCCTCAGACCCGACGCAACCCGTGGCGGCCCTGCAGGCCATGCTGCCGCGGGCGGCGCCCAGAGAAGAGCGGCATCCATGGAATCTTTGGGATGGGTTCCATCAGCATCGGAAACCGCCACCGCTGGCCCCGGCGCTCAGTGTTCCTCTGCGCTTGGACGAGGCGTCGCTCAACCGTCTCACCCCCGTGGTAGAGGCCGCAGGTGGGCGCTTCGTGGGGACCCAGCCCCTCTTCCGGGTGGTGAAGGGCATCGCCAAGGAGGCGGTGCAACAGGCGGTGCTTCTGGCGCTGGCGGGTATCTTTCTGGTGATCGCAGCCTTCGGTCGCAGTCTGCGATTCGCGGTGCTGGCCTTGGTCCCGCTGCTGGCCAGTCAGGCCGGTGTCTTTGGTGCCCTGGGGTGGGGAGGGGAACCCCTCACCTTCCTCTCCCTCATGGCCATCCCCATCGCCTTGGGGGTGAGCGTGGATACGGCCTTCAATCTGCTGCACCGCGCCCGCGGCGAGAAGGATGCTCCGCAGCGGGTGGCCCGTGTGAACGCCGTATGCGCAGGTACCACCCTCGCTGGATTCGGCGGCATGGTCTTCAGTGGCTACCGCGGCCTGCGGGGCCTGGGCCTGGCTTGCCTGGGCGGTGTGGCCCTGGCCCTGCTGCTCACCCAGTGGTTGCTGCCGGTGTTGCTGGAGAAGTGGCCCTTGGAGAAGAAGTGA
- a CDS encoding RNA polymerase sigma factor RpoD/SigA: MPLRHLEERSLDKYFDSIRHLPLLTADEERFYGRMWQNDRNPEGLRRLVEGNLRFVVKEARKFEGMGLDLLDLISEGNLGLIEAAKRFDPERLNKFLTYASWWVRQAIFHALAEHGNKIRLPQKVAGHLVHLNRVTQKLSQSLGRVPLLQEIAEAAGLSIEDVERYQLLQQTTSTVSTEQGLGDSDLTVGDSLEQEVEPSAMHTLDQEAFLEQIDASLASLSEKERTIITLHFGIGGEDPLTLEQIGKRFDPPISRERVRQLEERAFARIRERRREVLGGFLRGGDGP, from the coding sequence GTGCCCCTCCGGCATCTCGAAGAGCGCTCGCTCGACAAGTACTTCGACTCCATCCGCCATCTGCCCCTGCTGACGGCCGATGAAGAGCGGTTCTATGGCCGCATGTGGCAGAACGATCGCAACCCCGAGGGGCTGCGCCGTCTTGTGGAGGGGAACCTCCGCTTCGTGGTGAAGGAGGCTCGCAAGTTCGAAGGCATGGGCCTGGATCTGCTGGATCTCATCAGCGAGGGCAACCTCGGCCTCATCGAAGCGGCCAAGCGCTTTGATCCCGAGCGCCTCAACAAGTTTCTCACTTACGCCTCCTGGTGGGTGCGGCAGGCCATCTTCCATGCGCTGGCTGAGCACGGAAACAAGATCCGTCTGCCCCAGAAGGTCGCAGGCCACCTGGTGCACCTCAACCGGGTCACGCAGAAGCTCAGCCAATCCCTGGGCCGAGTGCCGCTGCTGCAGGAGATCGCAGAGGCCGCTGGTCTGAGCATCGAGGATGTGGAGCGCTATCAGCTGCTGCAGCAGACCACATCCACCGTCTCCACCGAGCAGGGCCTGGGCGATTCCGATCTCACCGTGGGCGACAGCCTCGAGCAGGAGGTGGAGCCCTCCGCCATGCACACGCTGGACCAGGAGGCCTTCCTCGAGCAGATCGACGCCAGCCTGGCCTCGCTCAGCGAGAAGGAGCGCACCATCATCACGCTGCACTTCGGCATTGGCGGTGAAGATCCGCTGACGCTGGAGCAAATCGGTAAGCGCTTCGACCCGCCCATCTCCCGCGAGCGCGTGCGCCAACTCGAGGAGCGGGCCTTCGCGCGCATCCGTGAGCGCCGCCGTGAAGTGCTGGGAGGCTTCCTGCGTGGAGGCGATGGGCCATGA
- a CDS encoding helix-turn-helix transcriptional regulator yields MAKDPRLGAYMIGVVSMRYGVHPQTLRLYEREGLLTPSRTEGKTRLYSDEDLERLEFILNLTRDLGVNLAGVEVVLGMRDRLNHLQEDLERLAHALEAAGVKDIPRPTSATGLVKLTPHGLRKRS; encoded by the coding sequence ATGGCTAAAGATCCTCGCCTGGGTGCCTACATGATCGGCGTGGTGTCGATGCGCTATGGCGTGCATCCCCAGACCCTGCGTCTGTATGAGCGGGAGGGCCTGCTGACTCCCAGCCGCACCGAAGGCAAGACCCGCCTTTACAGCGATGAGGACCTGGAGCGCCTGGAGTTCATTCTCAACCTCACCCGGGACCTGGGCGTGAACCTGGCCGGGGTGGAAGTGGTGCTGGGCATGCGCGACCGCCTCAACCACCTGCAGGAGGATCTGGAGCGTCTGGCCCATGCCCTGGAGGCGGCGGGTGTGAAGGACATACCAAGGCCCACGTCGGCCACGGGCCTGGTGAAACTGACACCCCATGGGCTGCGGAAGCGCTCCTGA
- a CDS encoding J domain-containing protein — MSYTKAMSHPDYYKILGVPKSASEEDIKKAYRKLARKHHPDLNPGDAKAEAEFKKLAEANDVLSDPEKRKNYDTYGDPNGPGAQVPPGFHQEGAFSFEDIFAGFGGRQARTGPMRGEDLLHSVRLGFREAFEGTRLNLRVNRSEPCLTCHGTGESNRKQELCRTCQGKGKIGGGSGFLSFGRTCPDCQGRGSKAPACPDCGGAGRHSRQETVTISIPAGVEDGAKLRVAGKGEAGRRGGGPGDLFLQISMEPDGRFERKGPNLYVRLPISFSEAALGAKVDVPTPEGQQTIKVPPGTQTGARLRLKGQGMPVPRSTQRGDLIAEVAVVTPTIQDERSKELLRELAELNDADVRKQRSASHG, encoded by the coding sequence GTGTCCTACACTAAAGCCATGTCCCACCCCGACTATTACAAGATCCTGGGCGTGCCCAAATCGGCCTCGGAAGAGGACATCAAGAAGGCGTATCGCAAGCTGGCGCGCAAGCATCACCCCGACCTGAACCCGGGCGACGCGAAGGCGGAGGCCGAGTTCAAGAAGCTGGCCGAAGCCAATGATGTGCTGTCGGATCCCGAAAAGCGGAAGAACTACGACACCTACGGCGATCCCAATGGCCCGGGCGCCCAGGTGCCTCCTGGCTTCCACCAGGAAGGGGCCTTTTCCTTCGAGGACATCTTCGCGGGCTTCGGGGGTCGACAGGCCCGCACCGGCCCCATGCGTGGCGAAGACCTGCTTCACTCCGTGCGGCTGGGCTTCAGGGAGGCCTTTGAGGGTACGCGCCTCAACCTCCGTGTGAACCGCTCTGAGCCCTGTCTCACCTGTCACGGCACGGGGGAGTCCAACCGCAAACAGGAGCTGTGCCGAACCTGCCAGGGCAAGGGCAAGATCGGCGGCGGATCGGGATTTCTTTCCTTCGGTCGCACCTGCCCCGACTGTCAGGGCCGAGGCTCCAAGGCTCCGGCCTGTCCCGATTGCGGGGGCGCCGGTCGCCACTCGCGCCAGGAAACGGTGACCATCTCCATCCCCGCGGGCGTGGAGGATGGCGCCAAACTGCGCGTGGCGGGCAAGGGCGAGGCGGGCCGGCGAGGCGGTGGGCCCGGGGATCTCTTCCTGCAGATCAGCATGGAGCCGGATGGCCGCTTCGAGCGCAAGGGACCCAATCTCTACGTGCGACTGCCCATCAGCTTTTCGGAGGCGGCCCTCGGGGCCAAGGTGGACGTGCCGACGCCCGAAGGCCAGCAGACCATCAAGGTGCCTCCGGGCACCCAGACCGGGGCGCGGTTGCGGCTGAAAGGCCAGGGCATGCCCGTACCCCGCAGCACCCAGCGGGGAGATCTCATCGCGGAGGTGGCCGTGGTCACCCCCACCATCCAGGACGAGCGCAGCAAGGAGCTGCTGCGGGAACTGGCGGAACTGAACGACGCGGATGTGCGCAAGCAGCGGAGTGCGAGCCATGGCTAA
- the dnaK gene encoding molecular chaperone DnaK, which produces MGKIIGIDLGTTNSCVAVMEGGVPKVIPNPEGANTTPSVVGFNPKTTERLVGAPAKRQAVAQPKSTIYSIKRFMGLPFADSDREQKLVPYTVERADKGGCVVDVIGKKLSPEEISAVVLSKMKEAAEAYLGEKVTEAVITVPAYFNDAQRQATKDAGAIAGLDVKRIVNEPTAAALAYGLDKKKDGTIAVFDFGGGTFDISILEVSEGVVEVKSTNGDTHLGGDNVDQAIIDWLADEFQKAEGIDLRKQADAMQRLKEAAEKAKIELSSTTQTDISLPYITADASGPKHINQSLSRAKFELMIEPVLQKLKVPCENAVKDAKIAHHEIDEVVMVGGSTRIPKVLEMVKQIFGKEPNHSVNPDEVVAIGAAVQAGVLAGDVKGVLLLDVTPLSLGINANGGQMSVIIPRNTTIPTKRSEIYTTAVDNQPGVDIEVFQGERPVVEGNKLLGQFHLGNIAPAPRGMPQIEVTFDIDANGIVHVTAKDKGTGKDASITLTGSTGLSKEEIEAKVRDAEAHKAEDEDRKAMLEEKNHLDQMVYQVEKLLKDNGDKLPEADKKEAEEAVVEAKAALASLEKERIKKALETLTAKSHKLAESLYKQEPPADGGTPGAPGAHPGGEKKADDTVIDAEVVS; this is translated from the coding sequence ATGGGCAAGATCATTGGCATCGACCTCGGTACCACCAACAGCTGCGTTGCCGTGATGGAAGGCGGCGTCCCCAAGGTGATCCCCAATCCCGAGGGCGCGAACACCACCCCGTCCGTGGTGGGCTTCAACCCCAAGACCACCGAACGTCTCGTGGGCGCCCCGGCCAAGCGTCAGGCCGTGGCCCAGCCCAAGAGCACCATCTACTCCATCAAACGTTTCATGGGCCTGCCCTTCGCGGATTCCGACCGGGAGCAGAAGCTGGTGCCCTACACCGTGGAGCGCGCCGACAAGGGCGGCTGCGTGGTGGATGTTATCGGCAAGAAGCTGAGCCCCGAGGAGATCAGCGCCGTCGTGTTATCCAAGATGAAGGAGGCCGCCGAGGCCTACTTGGGCGAGAAAGTCACCGAGGCCGTCATCACCGTGCCCGCCTACTTCAACGACGCCCAGCGCCAGGCCACCAAGGACGCGGGTGCCATCGCAGGCCTCGACGTGAAACGCATCGTCAACGAGCCCACGGCGGCGGCCCTGGCCTACGGCCTCGACAAGAAGAAGGATGGCACCATCGCCGTCTTCGACTTCGGCGGCGGCACCTTCGACATCTCCATCCTCGAAGTGAGCGAAGGCGTGGTCGAAGTGAAGTCCACCAATGGCGACACCCACCTGGGCGGCGACAACGTGGACCAGGCCATCATCGATTGGCTGGCCGATGAATTCCAGAAGGCCGAAGGCATCGATCTGCGCAAGCAGGCCGATGCCATGCAGCGTCTGAAGGAAGCCGCCGAGAAAGCCAAGATCGAGCTGTCCAGCACCACCCAGACGGACATCAGCCTGCCCTACATCACGGCGGATGCCAGCGGCCCCAAGCACATCAACCAGTCCCTGAGCCGCGCCAAGTTCGAGCTGATGATCGAACCCGTGCTGCAGAAGCTCAAGGTGCCCTGCGAGAACGCGGTGAAGGACGCCAAGATCGCTCACCATGAAATCGATGAAGTGGTGATGGTCGGCGGCTCCACGCGCATCCCCAAGGTGCTGGAGATGGTGAAGCAGATCTTCGGCAAGGAGCCCAACCACAGCGTCAACCCCGATGAAGTCGTGGCCATCGGCGCCGCCGTTCAGGCGGGCGTGCTGGCCGGTGACGTCAAGGGCGTGCTGCTTCTCGACGTCACTCCGCTGAGCCTCGGCATCAACGCCAATGGCGGCCAGATGAGCGTCATCATCCCCCGCAACACCACCATTCCCACCAAGCGCAGTGAGATCTACACCACGGCCGTGGACAACCAGCCCGGCGTGGACATCGAGGTGTTCCAGGGCGAGCGCCCCGTGGTGGAGGGCAACAAGCTGCTGGGCCAGTTCCACCTCGGCAACATCGCGCCCGCGCCGCGCGGCATGCCCCAGATCGAAGTGACCTTCGACATCGACGCCAACGGCATCGTGCACGTCACCGCCAAGGACAAGGGCACCGGCAAGGACGCCAGCATCACGCTGACGGGCAGCACGGGCCTCTCCAAGGAGGAGATCGAAGCCAAGGTGCGTGACGCCGAGGCGCACAAGGCCGAGGACGAAGACCGGAAGGCCATGCTGGAAGAGAAGAACCACCTCGATCAGATGGTCTACCAGGTGGAGAAGCTCCTGAAGGACAACGGCGACAAACTGCCCGAGGCCGACAAGAAGGAGGCCGAGGAGGCCGTGGTCGAAGCCAAGGCCGCGCTCGCAAGCCTGGAGAAGGAGCGCATCAAGAAGGCGCTGGAGACCCTCACGGCCAAGAGCCACAAGCTCGCCGAAAGCCTCTACAAGCAGGAGCCCCCAGCGGATGGCGGCACGCCTGGCGCGCCCGGCGCCCACCCCGGTGGCGAGAAGAAGGCCGACGACACCGTGATCGACGCCGAAGTGGTGAGCTAG
- a CDS encoding DNA gyrase inhibitor YacG produces the protein MTLRPCPLCRKPTPWEGNPYKPFCSERCQTHDLGAWSSESYRVPEKPQEEDGEGWSGEGEEG, from the coding sequence ATGACGCTTCGCCCCTGCCCCCTCTGCCGGAAGCCCACCCCCTGGGAGGGCAATCCCTACAAGCCCTTCTGCTCCGAACGCTGCCAAACCCACGACCTGGGCGCCTGGTCCAGCGAGAGCTACCGCGTTCCCGAGAAACCCCAGGAAGAGGATGGCGAAGGCTGGAGCGGCGAAGGCGAAGAGGGCTGA
- a CDS encoding hydroxymethylglutaryl-CoA lyase produces MAQSSNVKPRIHIQEVGTRDGFQSEPRFIPTADKIRLIDALSLCGLSKIEVTSFTSPKAILALADADEVLRGIKRQPGVVYTSLVPNLKGAERAIAAGTDELNLTISTSETHNLLNLRMTREQSVARLFEVVDLAKATGVTLNVSLSTCFGCPMEGPIPEAVVLGFAERFLNRGVEGISLCDTTGMAHPDRVRQLCGAFRARFPQAQLTLHLHNTRGMGLVNALAGIEAGVDRFDASLGGIGGCPYAPGATGNVCTEDLVHMLQALGHPMDVDLPRLLAAARSLPELLGHDVPGQVMHAGRAQDLHPIPGSLEAIRERALGSTSNPG; encoded by the coding sequence ATGGCCCAGTCATCCAACGTGAAACCCCGGATCCACATCCAGGAGGTGGGCACGCGGGATGGCTTCCAGAGCGAGCCGCGCTTCATTCCCACCGCGGACAAGATCCGGCTCATCGATGCCCTGAGCCTTTGCGGTCTCTCGAAGATCGAGGTGACTTCCTTCACCTCGCCCAAGGCCATCCTGGCCCTGGCCGATGCGGACGAAGTGCTGCGCGGCATCAAGCGTCAGCCGGGCGTGGTCTACACTTCGCTGGTGCCCAACCTGAAGGGCGCGGAGCGCGCCATTGCTGCGGGGACGGATGAGCTCAACCTCACCATCTCCACCAGCGAAACCCACAACCTGCTGAATCTGCGCATGACCCGCGAACAGTCCGTGGCGCGGCTCTTCGAGGTGGTGGATCTGGCCAAAGCCACGGGCGTGACGCTGAATGTCTCCCTCTCCACCTGTTTCGGCTGTCCCATGGAAGGCCCCATTCCCGAAGCCGTGGTCCTCGGCTTCGCCGAGCGCTTCTTGAACCGGGGCGTGGAGGGGATTTCCCTTTGCGACACCACCGGCATGGCCCATCCCGACCGCGTGAGGCAGCTCTGCGGCGCTTTCCGTGCGCGCTTTCCGCAGGCGCAACTGACTTTGCACCTGCACAACACCCGAGGCATGGGCCTGGTGAACGCGCTCGCGGGTATCGAGGCGGGTGTCGACCGGTTTGATGCCTCACTGGGGGGCATCGGCGGTTGCCCCTATGCCCCTGGGGCCACCGGGAATGTCTGCACCGAGGATCTGGTGCACATGCTGCAGGCGCTCGGCCACCCCATGGACGTGGACCTTCCCCGATTGCTGGCCGCGGCCCGGTCGCTGCCGGAGCTGCTGGGCCATGATGTGCCTGGCCAGGTCATGCACGCGGGCCGGGCCCAGGACCTGCACCCCATCCCGGGGAGCCTGGAGGCCATTCGCGAAAGGGCCCTTGGTTCGACCTCGAATCCGGGCTGA
- a CDS encoding glycosyltransferase: MDVHSNPYLSIVIPIYNEQENIPSLWERLSKVMAESFTDPDKSWEIVFTDDGSRDRSLAMLVEIAKAEPRVKVVEFNRNYGQHSAIFGAFAEARGQIVVTMDADLQNPPEEIPKLVAKVEEGYDAVGGWRQGRQNNDSFFRTMPSKIVNAITRRTTGVQMHDYGCMLRAYSRDVVNAMLLCKERSSFIPALANSFAKRIAEVPVAHAERAAGESKYGLWKLINLQFDLLTSFSLLPLQALSVFGVITAAFGFLLFLGLVVYRFMHPEGTAQGVFTLFAILFFFVGCQFIAFGLLGEYIGRIYQEVRDRPRYMVKKVHQGK, translated from the coding sequence ATGGACGTCCATTCCAATCCCTACCTCAGCATCGTCATCCCCATTTACAACGAGCAGGAGAACATTCCTTCGCTGTGGGAACGTCTGTCCAAGGTGATGGCTGAGTCCTTCACGGATCCGGACAAGTCCTGGGAGATCGTCTTCACCGATGACGGCAGTCGGGACCGGAGCCTGGCCATGCTCGTCGAGATCGCCAAGGCCGAACCCCGGGTGAAGGTGGTGGAGTTCAACCGGAACTATGGTCAGCACAGCGCCATTTTCGGGGCTTTTGCCGAGGCCCGGGGACAGATCGTGGTCACCATGGACGCCGATCTGCAGAACCCGCCCGAGGAGATCCCCAAGCTGGTCGCCAAGGTGGAGGAGGGCTACGACGCTGTGGGGGGCTGGCGCCAGGGCCGCCAGAACAACGACAGCTTCTTCCGCACCATGCCCAGCAAGATCGTGAACGCCATCACCCGGCGCACCACGGGCGTGCAGATGCACGACTACGGCTGCATGCTGCGCGCCTACAGCCGCGACGTGGTAAACGCCATGCTGCTGTGCAAGGAGCGCTCGAGCTTCATTCCGGCCCTGGCCAACAGCTTCGCCAAGCGCATTGCCGAAGTGCCTGTGGCCCACGCCGAGCGCGCCGCCGGGGAGAGCAAGTACGGCCTCTGGAAGCTCATCAACCTCCAGTTCGACCTGCTCACCAGCTTCAGCCTTCTGCCCCTGCAGGCCCTCAGTGTGTTCGGCGTGATCACCGCGGCCTTCGGCTTTCTGCTGTTCCTGGGCCTGGTGGTCTACCGCTTCATGCACCCCGAGGGCACGGCTCAGGGCGTGTTCACGCTCTTTGCCATCCTCTTTTTCTTCGTAGGCTGCCAGTTCATCGCCTTCGGCCTGCTGGGCGAGTACATCGGCCGCATCTACCAGGAAGTGCGGGACCGTCCCCGCTACATGGTGAAGAAGGTCCATCAGGGGAAGTGA